A genome region from Lucilia cuprina isolate Lc7/37 chromosome 3, ASM2204524v1, whole genome shotgun sequence includes the following:
- the LOC111678833 gene encoding LOW QUALITY PROTEIN: myb-like protein V (The sequence of the model RefSeq protein was modified relative to this genomic sequence to represent the inferred CDS: substituted 1 base at 1 genomic stop codon), giving the protein MRFLTISMFLLLAVMCVTISGKSIEGKDKPEENSKNSSNKDMMMNSEKSNEEDKYKPDKENNEDMMMSSAMSSSITKKPKTKNDESKTTMSPMDEKDKTNKEENDDQEEEDEKMTSTTTKKPKKSKTTTAAGTTTTTTTTTTTKKPPTKPKDENNAAEEKDDEENQQEEEDNDNDDEEEDVSMDMMTSTTDTTTKKLXKSSISKNKDTMTSSSTTTSTTRAPQSNNLDEDLKTIMNECRKLRSKKKNSSEENSSEDKKRHHHSSKKERKQLKKLCKEIARQEQQQQQQQQKVTDAIQRLGSQLLSRDNSDMPRLSDVIRRLEQHFAGRNH; this is encoded by the exons ATgagatttttaacaatttcgatGTTTCTGCTACTGGCAGTGATGTGTGTAACGATCAGTG GCAAAAGTATTGAAGGCAAAGATAAACCAgaagaaaattccaaaaattcctCCAACAAGGATATGATGATGAATTCTGAAAAGTCTAATGAGGAAGATAAATATAAACCAGACAAAGAAAACAATGAAGACATGATGATGTCATCAGCAATGTCCAGCAGTATAACAAAGAAGCCTAAAACAAAAAACGATGAAAGTAAAACCACCATGTCACCAATGGACGAAAAAGATAAAACgaataaagaagaaaatgatGACCAAGAAGAGGAAGATGAAAAAATGACTTCAACTACCACCAAAAAACCAAAGAAGTCAAAAACTACTACAGCTGCAGGAACCACaaccactactactactacaactaccACTAAAAAACCTCCAACCAAACCAAAAGATGAAAATAATGCAGCCGAAGAAAAAGATGATGAAGAAAATCAACAAGAGGAAGAGGATAACGACAATGACGATGAAGAGGAAGACGTTTCTATGGATATGATGACATCTACTACTGACACCACAACCAAAAAACTTTAGAAATCCTCTATTTCTAAGAATAAAGATACCATGACATCCAGCTCAACCACCACTTCTACAACAAGAGCACCTCAATCCAATAACCTAGACGAAGATTTAAAAACTATCATGAATGAATGTAGAAAATTGCgcagcaaaaagaaaaatagttcCGAAGAAAATAGTTCCGAGGATAAAAAGAGACATCATCATAGTTCCAAAAAAGAACGTAAACAGTTAAAGAAATTGTGCAAAGAAATTGCCAGACAggagcagcaacaacagcaacagcaacagaaaGTTACAGATGCCATACAGCGTTTGGGTTCACAACTGTTAAGTAGGGATAACTCAGATATGCCAAGACTTAGTGATGTCATCAGACGTTTGGAACAGCATTTTGCTGGACGCAACCATTAG
- the LOC111678832 gene encoding glutamic acid-rich protein — translation MKFFTLLLSVAFLAAGIATVNGKLTEEQKHGKSTVTAVKPTAAPLMTSTTAPTKAPKVSVTPTKPVAVKTTAKPNNATKKDNSSSKPVEKKTEMKPTEKTTMVKDMKMEALPIEMPATVKTEEAKPLAVTGFITKNGDIYEIEDKNGIGKIQSRQADDEGQHVCNYGSIVIYSDVPCDQVANVKVSEVEEKPALGQAPATQQENKPAENNDDKKEKETEDKDDKEDLDAQKQPARRRRRRPNNKRRNKNKKLKQQQKRNKNRRNGNAQNRPKNTNNRRRSQQNQKRRRQQQQQNNRRRWEEEDYDDYNGERQYQNQRRRNQNKRQQAQRYTSDYDDDDY, via the exons atgaaattttttacgcTGCTACTTAGTGTAGCATTTCTAGCAGCTGGTATTGCAACAGTTAATG GTAAACTTACTGAGGAACAAAAACATGGTAAGTCTACAGTGACAGCTGTTAAGCCCACCGCAGCTCCTCTAATGACTTCCACTACTGCTCCCACAAAAGCACCTAAAGTCTCAGTTACACCTACCAAGCCAGTAGCTGTTAAAACTACAGCTAAACCTAATAATGCCACCAAGAAAGATAATAGCAGCAGCAAACCTGTTGAGAAAAAGACCGAAATGAAACCTACTGAAAAGACCACCATGGTTAAGGATATGAAAATGGAAGCTTTACCCATTGAAATGCCCGCCACAGTAAAAACTGAAGAAGCTAAACCTCTGGCTGTTACCGGTTTCATTACCAAAAATGGTGATATCTATGAAATTGAAGATAAAAATGGCATTGGTAAAATACAATCTCGTCAAGCTGATGACGAGGGACAACATGTTTGCAATTATGGATCTATTGTCATATACAGTGATGTACCCTGTGATCAGGTAGCCAATGTTAAAGTAAGTGAAGTTGAAGAGAAACCAGCTCTTGGACAAGCTCCTGCCACGCAACAGGAAAACAAACCTGCCGAAAATAATGATGATAAAAAGGAAAAGGAGACTGAAGACAAAGACGACAAAGAAGATTTAGATGCCCAAAAACAACCCGCTAGACGTCGTCGTCGTCGTCCCAACAATAAACGTCGtaacaagaataaaaaattgaaacaacaacaaaaacgcaATAAAAATCGTCGTAATGGTAATGCTCAAAATCGTCCCAAAAACACCAACAATCGTCGTCGTtcacaacaaaatcaaaaacgTCGCcgtcaacagcaacaacaaaataatcgtCGTCGCTGGGAAGAAGAAGATTATGATGACTACAATGGCGAACGCCAATATCAAAATCAACGTAGACGCAATCAAAACAAACGTCAACAAGCTCAACGTTATACCTccgattatgatgatgatgactacTGA